One part of the Lachnospiraceae bacterium JLR.KK002 genome encodes these proteins:
- a CDS encoding sigma 54-interacting transcriptional regulator has product MMREDRTEAVVKIHSEKGLHVRIAAMLVQKAERLRRKYHVNFHIRRKGFHDVPLTSLLLVTSMKIKKGEEIILITQGEQAEEASLEMQDFLEGDFLEHDLNLNQAELSQVDTLLQEHVITAENIYSSIASGLVVTDKQETVIIYNREAEKLLGIPEMEALGRRAEDVFAGSKMLRAIRDREPVTVYTQTIGTSTMVGNTRPILENGEIKGTITTLEDVSQLVRISWEFEEVKELKEKYYQILEAVQDGICVFDQKGAVTYVNGAWEDITGEQVREGDDILAFDDGGSAARVLEKGQKIMGTICQKKNGKNLVLNVVPIIVNQQIMGGISVVKSLSEVQELVERIHHLSAKTEYLEEELNRRNKLNPAFNRIVGISSKLYDAMQLAAKTADNNFNVLIRGESGTGKELIAEAIHYSSERASHDFIRVNCAAIPENLLESEMFGHVKGAYTGAIKTKIGKFELAHKGTIFLDEIGELDRSMQAKMLRVIQKKEFQRVGDDRTIRVDARIIAATNRNLEELVEQGEFREDLYYRLNVIPIWLPPLRERREDIPVLAEHFLNKIAADLNREPKYLTPEAMEAILQYSWPGNIRELENVMERVNILADGFQVRRKDLPHYISENIFSGEKQKESSPEAYDIPVRDSRSLPGDSRWEGEEVHPFAYYEKEIIRRALETYGSFNAAGKALGLTHKTVAAKARKYHLETKTVK; this is encoded by the coding sequence ATGATGAGAGAAGACAGAACAGAAGCGGTGGTGAAAATTCACAGTGAAAAGGGGCTCCATGTCAGAATTGCAGCCATGCTGGTGCAGAAGGCAGAAAGGCTCCGGCGGAAATACCATGTGAATTTCCATATCCGGCGGAAAGGATTTCATGACGTGCCTCTGACCAGCCTTCTGCTGGTTACTTCCATGAAAATCAAAAAGGGTGAGGAAATTATTCTGATTACCCAGGGAGAACAGGCAGAGGAAGCCTCGCTGGAAATGCAGGATTTTCTGGAAGGTGATTTTCTGGAACACGATCTGAACCTGAATCAGGCGGAACTCAGCCAGGTGGATACCCTGCTGCAGGAACATGTAATCACTGCGGAAAATATATACAGCAGCATTGCCAGCGGGCTGGTGGTGACGGACAAACAGGAAACCGTGATTATTTACAACCGGGAGGCGGAAAAGCTGCTGGGGATTCCGGAAATGGAGGCGCTGGGCCGCAGGGCGGAAGATGTGTTTGCGGGAAGTAAAATGCTGCGGGCCATACGGGACAGGGAGCCCGTGACTGTCTATACCCAGACCATCGGAACCTCTACCATGGTGGGAAATACCAGGCCCATTCTGGAAAACGGAGAAATAAAGGGAACCATTACCACTCTGGAAGACGTGTCCCAGCTGGTGCGGATTAGCTGGGAATTTGAAGAGGTAAAAGAACTGAAAGAGAAATATTACCAGATTCTGGAGGCTGTGCAGGACGGAATCTGCGTGTTCGACCAGAAAGGGGCTGTCACCTATGTAAACGGGGCCTGGGAGGATATCACCGGAGAACAGGTACGGGAAGGCGACGACATACTGGCTTTTGACGACGGAGGAAGCGCCGCCAGAGTACTGGAAAAGGGCCAGAAAATTATGGGCACCATCTGTCAGAAAAAGAATGGGAAAAATCTGGTGCTGAATGTGGTTCCCATCATTGTAAATCAGCAGATTATGGGCGGTATTTCCGTGGTGAAAAGCCTGAGCGAGGTGCAGGAACTGGTGGAGCGGATTCACCATCTGTCAGCCAAAACGGAATATCTGGAGGAAGAACTGAACCGGCGCAACAAGCTGAACCCGGCGTTTAACCGGATTGTGGGTATCAGCAGCAAACTTTATGACGCCATGCAGCTTGCGGCGAAGACAGCGGACAATAATTTTAACGTGCTGATACGGGGAGAAAGCGGTACGGGAAAAGAGCTGATAGCAGAAGCCATCCATTATTCCAGCGAGCGGGCCAGTCATGATTTTATCCGGGTAAACTGTGCGGCCATACCGGAGAATCTGCTGGAAAGCGAGATGTTCGGCCATGTAAAAGGGGCCTACACAGGAGCCATTAAGACGAAAATCGGTAAATTTGAGCTGGCCCACAAAGGCACGATTTTTCTGGATGAAATTGGAGAACTGGATAGGTCCATGCAGGCCAAAATGCTGCGGGTAATTCAGAAAAAAGAATTTCAGCGGGTGGGGGATGACAGAACGATTCGGGTGGACGCCAGGATTATTGCAGCCACCAACCGGAATCTGGAAGAACTGGTGGAACAGGGAGAATTCCGGGAGGATTTGTATTACCGTCTCAATGTAATCCCCATCTGGCTGCCGCCTCTGCGGGAACGCCGGGAGGATATTCCTGTGCTGGCCGAACATTTCCTGAATAAAATTGCGGCGGATTTAAACCGGGAGCCCAAGTATTTAACGCCGGAGGCCATGGAGGCCATTCTTCAGTATTCCTGGCCGGGGAATATACGGGAACTGGAAAATGTGATGGAGCGGGTGAATATCCTGGCCGACGGATTCCAGGTGCGGCGAAAAGACCTGCCCCATTATATCAGTGAAAATATTTTTTCCGGTGAAAAACAGAAAGAAAGCAGTCCGGAGGCTTATGATATTCCCGTCCGGGACAGCCGAAGCCTTCCGGGGGACAGCCGGTGGGAAGGGGAAGAAGTACACCCTTTTGCATATTATGAAAAAGAAATTATCCGCCGGGCTCTGGAAACATACGGAAGTTTTAATGCAGCGGGAAAAGCGCTGGGCCTGACCCATAAAACCGTGGCGGCCAAAGCCCGGAAATATCATCTGGAAACAAAAACGGTTAAATAA
- the rpoN gene encoding RNA polymerase factor sigma-54, which yields MDLELTMKQTQKLALTPQMEQSLSILQMGGPELEQYMEDTVLSNPMLTCQEPEDGEREEPEAEPSPGWERKTYYASGEQYVPARDQEYINGLVDEKSCGTSLKEHLRMQLCTWNLKPDRQNLAEYLIECMEESGYLKMSSSEISRILGVTEQEVEAEILSLQKLEPCGVFARNLRECLLLQIAELEGDNNDLYRLVANCTDEIIHNRIPRICRETGWSREKVLGLIARIKELEPVPGQGYGTGTQGEFIYPDITVRSNNGAYQIIMNRERSTFPRINQDYLPLLNRENLGADYEYLQEQYREARTFLKNIERREETLRRVAEAVVERQEAFFEKGKICLSPMNLADIAQDIGMHESTVSRALKDKYLECRWGIFELKYFFSNKGAEKDARSCIEKIVREEDKSNPLSDSGIVRELEKMGIGISRRTVVKYREQLQIPNVRQRKEYH from the coding sequence ATGGATTTGGAACTTACAATGAAACAGACCCAGAAACTGGCTTTAACGCCTCAGATGGAACAGTCCCTGTCCATACTGCAGATGGGCGGGCCGGAGCTGGAACAGTATATGGAAGATACCGTGCTGTCCAATCCCATGCTGACCTGCCAGGAACCGGAAGACGGGGAAAGAGAAGAACCGGAAGCAGAACCTTCGCCGGGATGGGAAAGAAAGACGTATTATGCGTCCGGGGAACAGTATGTGCCGGCACGGGACCAGGAGTATATCAATGGGCTGGTGGATGAAAAAAGCTGTGGAACCAGTCTGAAAGAACATCTCAGAATGCAGCTCTGCACCTGGAATTTAAAGCCTGACAGACAGAATCTGGCGGAATATCTGATAGAATGTATGGAAGAATCCGGATACCTGAAAATGAGCAGTTCGGAAATTTCCCGTATACTGGGAGTGACGGAGCAGGAGGTGGAAGCAGAAATCCTCAGCCTGCAGAAGCTGGAGCCCTGCGGCGTTTTTGCCCGGAATCTGCGGGAATGTCTGCTGCTGCAGATTGCAGAGCTGGAGGGGGATAACAACGACCTGTACCGGCTGGTGGCAAACTGTACGGACGAAATCATACATAACAGAATACCCCGAATCTGCCGGGAAACCGGATGGAGCAGAGAAAAGGTGCTGGGGCTGATTGCCCGTATCAAAGAGCTGGAACCTGTGCCGGGACAGGGGTATGGAACCGGAACCCAGGGGGAATTTATTTACCCTGATATTACGGTCCGGAGCAATAACGGGGCGTATCAGATTATTATGAACCGGGAAAGGAGTACATTTCCCAGAATTAATCAGGATTATCTGCCCCTTTTGAACCGGGAAAACCTGGGAGCAGACTACGAATATCTGCAGGAGCAGTACCGGGAGGCCAGGACTTTTCTGAAGAATATTGAGCGGAGAGAGGAAACTCTGCGCAGAGTGGCGGAAGCTGTTGTGGAACGGCAGGAAGCATTTTTTGAAAAAGGAAAAATCTGCTTAAGCCCTATGAATCTGGCTGATATTGCACAGGATATCGGTATGCATGAATCCACGGTAAGCCGGGCTCTGAAAGATAAATATCTGGAATGCCGCTGGGGAATATTTGAGCTGAAATATTTTTTTTCCAATAAAGGAGCAGAAAAAGATGCCCGTTCCTGTATAGAAAAAATTGTCCGGGAAGAAGATAAGAGCAATCCCCTCAGTGATTCCGGGATTGTCCGGGAACTGGAAAAAATGGGAATAGGCATTTCCAGGCGGACGGTGGTGAAATACCGGGAACAGCTTCAGATTCCCAATGTCCGCCAGCGGAAAGAGTATCACTGA